CTTGGGGCCCGCCATATCCGGACATTCCAATTTGAGCTCTCAGTTGGTTTATAAAGACGACAACACACTTGCTCTTGGATATTGAAGCCGCAAGCCTCCTTAGAGCATAGGACATCAAACGCGCCTGCAATCCAACTTGGGTTTCTCCAATTTTGCCATCTATTTCCGCTTGAGGAGTGAGCGCCGCAACGGAATCCACTACTAAGATATCTACGGCTCCGCTCCGCACGAGGGAGTCTAAAATATACAGCGCCTGTTCTCCGCTATCTGGTTGGGAAATAAAGAGGCTTTTTGTGTCCACACCGACGGAAATGGCTAAAGAGGGATCAAGTGCATGTTCGGCGTCTATAAATGCCGCTACACCTCCCAGCTTTTGAGCTTCCGCTACGGGATGCAGGGCGAGCGTAGTCTTTCCGGATCCCTCAGGCCCAAATATCTCTATTATTCTGCCGCGGGGCAATCCCCCCGTACCAAGTGCGATATCCAAAGGCAATATGCCAGTTGGTATTACCTCCACAGACGAAACGCCTCCATCGCCTAAACGCATTATGGCTCCTTCCCCGAACTTGCTTTTAATATCAGAAATAGCCTGTTGAAGTATATCTTCTCTCGTTTTAGCGCTTTCTTTTTTTGCCATAATTTATAAGGCACCTCCCAGTTTGTAACGAACCAAAGGAGTGTAAATAGCTCCCCTGGGCGTTAGGTCGCTTTTCATAAAAGTAAAAATTTCTACAGGCCAAGATATGTCACGAACTTTCATGTTGGCCATAAAATCGATTAAAGTTGGCGTAACATCAGACGGTTTTTTGACTCTTGCTAAAGTTAAATGGGGAGAAAAGGGTTTTTCGTCTTTATGAACGCCCTTAAAGGAAGAACATACTTTCTCTACCATTAATTGCAGCTTAAATAAAGGAGACAAATCACCTGATATCCCTAACCATAAAACTCTGGGCCGCTTTAGACTTGGGAATCCGCCTATACTAGAAAGTTTTAAAGTGAAAGGATCAATCCTCGAAGTATCGAGCCTTTCTTTCAATTCTCGAGATATCATATTCACGGTGGGTTGTGATATATTGCCGCAAAACCTAAGCGTTAAATGAAGTGCTTCTCTGCTCACCCATTTAAGGTTAGGGGCTAGGGGTTTAAGTTTTTCCGTTATTTCTTCAATTTCGTCCTTTAAATAGTCGTCTAGCTCGATGCATAGAAAACACCTGATTTGACTATTTTGATCATTATCTTTTTTGGCCAAGCCTCTTTAACTCCCTCCAAATTGCCTCTAAGGCTATATTTTTGCTCCAAAGGCGTATAGTTTCCCTATCTCCGTTGAGATGCCTCGTAAAGGCCCTCTCGTCACCCCTTGCGGAAGAGACTGCGAAACATACTGTTCCGACGGGTTTATTAGGGCTTCCTCCCGATGGCCCAGCAATACCGGTAACAGAGACTGCATAGTCGGCTTTGAAAATTCTCATAGCACCGCTCGCCATGGAAAGCGCACATTCCTCGCTAACTGCTCCAAAACTATCCAATACTTTCTCAGGGACTCCCAAAATGATCTTCTTAGCTAAATTGCTGTAACATACAGCACTTCCCGCAAAAACCGAAGACGCTCCCGGAATTCTTGTAATGGATTCTCCTACCATACCACCCGTACAAGATTCGGCAAAAGCTAAGCTTGCGTTTAAATCTGACGCAAGTGCAATTATGGCTTCTTCTAAACAAGAAACATCGTCGGGAAGCACGTCATCCTCGAGAATTGTTTTAATTTCGCACAGAAGAGCGGACGTTAATTCCTCAGATCCCTTTATGGCCAAAGTCACTACATTGGGTTCCGGCAAAAACATAATATAGTTGGGAAACTTTTTAACTAGGTCGCCTAGAGCTTCCTTCAGTTCACTTTCAGGCCATCCTACGATCTTGCATAAAACAAGGCGTATGGAGGCACCCTTTTTCAGGCCACTCAGATATTGCTGCGCCATTGCCTTAAATTCCATCGGCACTCCTGGTAGGGCTAGAATTTCCGTTTTCCCGGCGTGGACCAAAAAACCTAGAGCAGATCCCACAGGGTTAAAAATAGCCTTTGAACCCAATGGAATGGATGCCTGCTTATCGCGACATCCTTCTAGATATTTTTTAGATTCCAACGAATGCCTGGCAATGATGCAATCGTAAGTTTCATCATCCCTCACCAGAGGAACCTCTAGAAACTTGGCTACAGCTGCTCTCGTCCTGTCATCGTGTGTGGGGCCAAGACCGCCTGAAATAACAATGAGGTCCACTTTACCAACCCAATAATTCAGTAAGTCTATAAGAATTTCCTCTTCATCTCTAATGACTTCTAATGCTCTTACATCATAATCTCTAAGGGCCAACTCCCTGGAGAGCCATGAAACATTGTCTTCCCTTTTAAGTCCTAAAACGAGCTCATCGCCAATAGCGACCAACAACGCCTTTTTTATAAACATACTTCCCTACCTCGCCAATATGTTTACAAAACCACCATCAAAATAAAGCCACTTAACGGCACATAATATAAGATTGGTCATTACGCCACCCAGAAAATCATCGGCCATTATACCCCATCCGCCAGGTGCCTTTTCGCTCCAGGAAATAGGAAATGGCTTGAATATATCAAGGACTCTGAAGAGAAAAAGGCCTGCTATTACATAACCGGTGGGGTGTCCATACAATGCTATCCAAGTACCTATGACCTCATCTATGACAACTTCCTTGGGGTCTTTCTCTTTTATTCTTTTGGAATATCTATCGGAGGCGATAACTCCAGCCAGCGCAATAACAATTATCAGCCACCAGGAAGGCCTTGCAATAACAAAAAGAGCTGCGGCTACGCATGATGCCAGAGTGCCCGGCATCGACGACACTCTACCTACTCCCCACAAAACAGCAGCTTCTTCAAAAAAATTACCCTTCATCGACAACTACCTCGGCTTCCATATCGTGCTCTGTAACTGCATTAATTCTCACATTTAGAAAGCCACCACAAGGTACATCCTTCACTCCCTTTATTGCAATAACGCCGTCAACCTCCGGAGCTTCTCTAAAGGATCTTCCCAATACACAATCCTCGTAGTTTCTTTCTTCTACGATGACCTTTAGCTTGCGACCTAAAAAACGTTCCTGTCGGCTCAATGATATATCTGCCTGCAGTTCCATCAATATGTCTAACCTTTTCCTTTTGACCTCGTCAGAAACCTGTTTCTTTATGCCAGCTGCCTTGGTGCCCTCTTCCGGCGAATACAAAAAGGCTCCAACTCTGTCTATCTCCATATCCTCGAGAAAGCGCAATACTTTTTTAAATTTAAAATTATCTTCTCCCGGAAAACCTACAATTATAGTAGTCCTCAGTGCAAAATCCGGATCTATTTTTCTTGCGTAGGAAAATATCCTTCGTAAATCCGATTCGGTCACATTTCTATTCATACACGAAAGGATCTCATCATCGACATGTTGGATTGGAATGTCAAGGTATCTTAGGACATTTTTATAGCTGGCGATGCGCTCTAGAAATTTTTCATTAACACGCATCGGATGAAGATATAAAGGCCTAATCCACATACCGTCGGGCACATGTTTTTCCAACAAATCAAGCAACTCAACTAAATGAGAGGAACCGTCCCAATCCATGCCATAGGCAGTCAAATCTTGTCCCACTAGGCAAATCTCCTTTGCTCCCTGCAAAACGAGATTTTCCGCTTCTTCTAAAATCTCATCAATAGGCCTGCTTCTCAGCTGACCCCTAATAGAGGGTATGGTGCAATAGCTGCAGCAATTATTGCATCCTTCCGTTATCTTTAGATACCTGCTCCACGTTGTCGTCTCCGGAATAAAACCCCGCAAACAAGGCGAAAAGCTCGTGTCATTTACGCCAAGACAGCTCAAAACATGTTCCCATTCTTCCGACCTTGCCCATATGTCTACCGTTGGGAACTCCCTTTTTAAGTCGTCGCCATACCGGTTCAAGAGACAGCCTAAAACGCCAATTTTTTTAACCTTTCCCAAACCTTTAAGCTCTTCCAGATGCAGGATGACATCGATACTCTCCTTAACTGCAGGCTCTATGAAGGCGCAGGTGTTCACGAGTATGACGTCGGCTGTCTCGAAATTTTCCGCAAACCCAAATCCCTTTGAAGTCATTGCCCCGGCAAGCTTTTCGCTATCTACCTGATTTTTTGCACACCCTAAACTTACGATGAAAACTTTTTCTTTCATTAATCCGCCTTCACAACCTTCCCGTCTGCCTGATAAAGGACTGTAACCACGGAACCTCTGGGCATCTCTGCCTTTGTTCCCATCCACGTTACATCCACTGCAGCCACGTTGCCAAAACGCACCTTGATAGGCTCGCCAGTTGTCTCAAAGGTCTTCGTCTCGTTTCGCTGAAGAGTTCCTTCGTATATTTTTTCGTCTCCCCTTGAAACTCGCACCCAACACCTTCCTCTGGAAGCCTTGATCTCCAATATCTTAGAGATTTCCTTTGCAGTTTCCTCTTTCTCTTTTTCTTGTGCTTTCATCGCTTCCCCGCCCTCGACGTGAGGTAAGGTGGCTTGTAAAGAAACATCTTCATCGTGTCTTTCAACAACAATGGATTGTTCTTGATTATCTTCAAAGCCGTTTATTACAGCTAGGATATCCTCCGGCGAGGCGTCTGGGCCAACTTCCGTCTCCACTGATACGACATTTCTAGGCTGTTTAATTATGTCTATAACATGCTCCCTGCGAAGATAAAGCAAACTCCCGCTTGCCCCCAAAAGCAAGATCAAGACAGCATATATCCACCACCTTGAGGTTGCCTTGAAGCCTTTGGGCGGGGGGGTATAAGTACCCAGAACAGATGATATTTCGACCTGCTCGTCCATTGGAAGAAACGAATCATATTGAGACCACAACTCCGAAAGTCCGAGGTAGCTCAAATACTCCTTAATAAAGAAACGGGCAAATATCCTTCCTGGCAATCGATCCATTTCTCCGCTTTCAATAGCTAACAGATGACTGCGGGGTATTTTGGTATCCTTGGCTACGTCGTCCAAAGATAACCCCCTTTCCTCTCGCGTGCGTCGAAGAATATCGCCTAATTCCGATAGATTTTTGCCCTTGAGATCTTTATCCTTCGCCACCTATTGGAACACCTCCATTATCTTATCCCGCATGGTTTTTAAAGCAAAGGCAGGATCGCTATGGCCAAATACGGC
The DNA window shown above is from Acetomicrobium thermoterrenum DSM 13490 and carries:
- the recA gene encoding recombinase RecA; the encoded protein is MAKKESAKTREDILQQAISDIKSKFGEGAIMRLGDGGVSSVEVIPTGILPLDIALGTGGLPRGRIIEIFGPEGSGKTTLALHPVAEAQKLGGVAAFIDAEHALDPSLAISVGVDTKSLFISQPDSGEQALYILDSLVRSGAVDILVVDSVAALTPQAEIDGKIGETQVGLQARLMSYALRRLAASISKSKCVVVFINQLRAQIGMSGYGGPQETTTGGRALKFYSSVRIEVRRGKSITKGDSIIGHELWIKVVKNKQAPPFRVAHASLIYGRGIPKAMAILDMALDMDVIKKRGSWLAYKGETLGQGKEKVAQLMEEQPELMEEIAQEVKSILAETAGLVNLSPPRYAKEEDASEEERGGNSDGIVLGDEEEVLELEVDDSE
- the thpR gene encoding RNA 2',3'-cyclic phosphodiesterase yields the protein MAKKDNDQNSQIRCFLCIELDDYLKDEIEEITEKLKPLAPNLKWVSREALHLTLRFCGNISQPTVNMISRELKERLDTSRIDPFTLKLSSIGGFPSLKRPRVLWLGISGDLSPLFKLQLMVEKVCSSFKGVHKDEKPFSPHLTLARVKKPSDVTPTLIDFMANMKVRDISWPVEIFTFMKSDLTPRGAIYTPLVRYKLGGAL
- a CDS encoding nicotinamide-nucleotide amidohydrolase family protein, which encodes MFIKKALLVAIGDELVLGLKREDNVSWLSRELALRDYDVRALEVIRDEEEILIDLLNYWVGKVDLIVISGGLGPTHDDRTRAAVAKFLEVPLVRDDETYDCIIARHSLESKKYLEGCRDKQASIPLGSKAIFNPVGSALGFLVHAGKTEILALPGVPMEFKAMAQQYLSGLKKGASIRLVLCKIVGWPESELKEALGDLVKKFPNYIMFLPEPNVVTLAIKGSEELTSALLCEIKTILEDDVLPDDVSCLEEAIIALASDLNASLAFAESCTGGMVGESITRIPGASSVFAGSAVCYSNLAKKIILGVPEKVLDSFGAVSEECALSMASGAMRIFKADYAVSVTGIAGPSGGSPNKPVGTVCFAVSSARGDERAFTRHLNGDRETIRLWSKNIALEAIWRELKRLGQKR
- a CDS encoding phosphatidylglycerophosphatase A family protein, yielding MKGNFFEEAAVLWGVGRVSSMPGTLASCVAAALFVIARPSWWLIIVIALAGVIASDRYSKRIKEKDPKEVVIDEVIGTWIALYGHPTGYVIAGLFLFRVLDIFKPFPISWSEKAPGGWGIMADDFLGGVMTNLILCAVKWLYFDGGFVNILAR
- the rimO gene encoding 30S ribosomal protein S12 methylthiotransferase RimO — its product is MKEKVFIVSLGCAKNQVDSEKLAGAMTSKGFGFAENFETADVILVNTCAFIEPAVKESIDVILHLEELKGLGKVKKIGVLGCLLNRYGDDLKREFPTVDIWARSEEWEHVLSCLGVNDTSFSPCLRGFIPETTTWSRYLKITEGCNNCCSYCTIPSIRGQLRSRPIDEILEEAENLVLQGAKEICLVGQDLTAYGMDWDGSSHLVELLDLLEKHVPDGMWIRPLYLHPMRVNEKFLERIASYKNVLRYLDIPIQHVDDEILSCMNRNVTESDLRRIFSYARKIDPDFALRTTIIVGFPGEDNFKFKKVLRFLEDMEIDRVGAFLYSPEEGTKAAGIKKQVSDEVKRKRLDILMELQADISLSRQERFLGRKLKVIVEERNYEDCVLGRSFREAPEVDGVIAIKGVKDVPCGGFLNVRINAVTEHDMEAEVVVDEG
- a CDS encoding helix-turn-helix domain-containing protein — translated: MAKDKDLKGKNLSELGDILRRTREERGLSLDDVAKDTKIPRSHLLAIESGEMDRLPGRIFARFFIKEYLSYLGLSELWSQYDSFLPMDEQVEISSVLGTYTPPPKGFKATSRWWIYAVLILLLGASGSLLYLRREHVIDIIKQPRNVVSVETEVGPDASPEDILAVINGFEDNQEQSIVVERHDEDVSLQATLPHVEGGEAMKAQEKEKEETAKEISKILEIKASRGRCWVRVSRGDEKIYEGTLQRNETKTFETTGEPIKVRFGNVAAVDVTWMGTKAEMPRGSVVTVLYQADGKVVKAD